ATCCACCACGATGTCGTATTGGCGGATGATCTCCAACGCGTTCTCGCTGCTGATGCGGGTGTTGTGGACGACGACTTGTGTGTTGGGATTGATGCTGGCAATGGTTTGCCTGGCGGATTCGGTCTTCGGACGGCCAACGTCTTCTGTGCCGTGAAGGATCTGGCGTTGGAGGTTGGAGAAATCGACTGCGTCGAAGTCGAGCACGCCCATTTTTCCAATGCCGGCGGCGGCAAGATAGAGCGCGATGGGCGAGCCAAGGCCGCCTGCGCCGATGCAGAGAACACTGGTGCCCTTGATCTTTTTCTGGCCGGCCAGCCCGACCTCCGGCAGAATCAAGTGCCGCGAGTAACGGCGGATTTCGTCATTGTTCAATTCCATAAATAAATTAAGGTTAGCGAGCGTAGTGCAGTTACAAAATAAATCAAGTCGCCAACCTTGCCCAAAATGTCTCCGACTCTTAATCCGCAGATCGCCGCCGCGCGTTTGAGAAAAATCTCAAAGCTCCGGCCAACGCTGGCGATGGTGCTGGGCAGCGGATTTCAGGATGCGCTGGTCGAACTGCGCGTGCAGGCCAGGCTGGCCTTTGGTAAGCTACCAGGTTTTCCACCGGTCGGGGTGAGTGGTCACGCGGGGCAATTGCTGATCGGACATCTGGGTGGTACGCCGGTGCTGGTGTTGAGCGGCCGGGCGCATTTTTACGAGGGGCATTCCATGGCGGCCGTGACGTTTCCGATTCGTGTGCTGGCGGAGTTTGGCATTCGCGATCTGCTGCTCACCAACGCGGCAGGTGGCGTCAACCGGCGTTATCGTTCGGGCGATTTCATGTGCTTGACCGACCACATCAATTTCATGGGCGCAAACCCGCTCAGAGCTGGGGCGTTGCGCGGTCGAGCTTGTTTTCTGGATCTGACGCAAACATATGACGAAAATCTGAATCGGCTGCTTAAAAGAGCGGCGCGTCGGAGCGGGGTGCGATTGCATTCGGGTGTTTACCTTGCGGTATCGGGCCCCAGTTACGAAACGCCGGCGGAAATCCTCGCGTTCACCCGGCTCGGAGCGGATGTTGTCGGGATGAGCACGGTGCCGGAAGCCATTGTGGCGCGGCAATGCGGCTTGAAAGTGGCGGCGGTTTCGTGCATCACCAATCTGGCGGCAAGACGGGGCCGCGATTCGTTGTCGCACGCGGAGGTGCTGGAGACGGCGGGAAAAGTGAAAACGATGGCAGCGTTCCTGCTCAAAGAGTTTGCCCGGTTGTATGGCCAACATCAGTAAGAAGGATTTGATTGAAGCGGCG
This DNA window, taken from Verrucomicrobiota bacterium, encodes the following:
- a CDS encoding purine-nucleoside phosphorylase, giving the protein MSPTLNPQIAAARLRKISKLRPTLAMVLGSGFQDALVELRVQARLAFGKLPGFPPVGVSGHAGQLLIGHLGGTPVLVLSGRAHFYEGHSMAAVTFPIRVLAEFGIRDLLLTNAAGGVNRRYRSGDFMCLTDHINFMGANPLRAGALRGRACFLDLTQTYDENLNRLLKRAARRSGVRLHSGVYLAVSGPSYETPAEILAFTRLGADVVGMSTVPEAIVARQCGLKVAAVSCITNLAARRGRDSLSHAEVLETAGKVKTMAAFLLKEFARLYGQHQ